A region from the Corallococcus silvisoli genome encodes:
- a CDS encoding cation:proton antiporter, whose product MHFELAFVLLFSIATAVAIAARYFKFPYTVALVLAGLGLGIVHVFEPPHLTKELLFAVLLPGLLFEAAFHVDFRKFWKNKLAITSLAIPGVVASMGLTALLLSPAMKGMNALEGFGLIHAMVFASLIVSTDPIAVVGLFKALGAPKRLAILVEGESLLNDGTSVVLFTLVVGVANGAQFTAGGAVLDFIKVAGMGAFIGIAVGFAVAKVILRVEDAMVEITCTVIAAYGSFVVAEHFHYSGVIATVVAGMLCGNWAAQEGMGPTTRIAVESFWEYLAFALNSVVFLLIGLEVQLSSLLASWLPILLAYGAVMLGRAVVVYGVSGLLRLTPERMPWKWSAVLTWSGLRGAVSMVLVLGLPDDFAHRELLVNMTFGVVVLSIIFQGLTMAPVLKKLGITGLKDVYQEQYELARGKLGAIHAALAALEAMRRSREIPVDVLEPLERDYQQKAQAVTQELTGLKQQSNRFHEEEQQEAIRRVLIVEKDALFSAYQKGTLNKEVFEHLTAELDERISKAKDAEAHVPLEDAHAPPPEALAS is encoded by the coding sequence ATGCACTTCGAGTTGGCCTTCGTGCTGCTCTTCTCCATCGCGACAGCGGTGGCGATCGCTGCGCGCTACTTCAAGTTTCCGTACACGGTGGCGCTGGTGCTGGCGGGCCTGGGCCTGGGCATCGTGCACGTCTTCGAGCCGCCGCACCTGACGAAGGAGCTGCTGTTCGCGGTCCTCCTGCCGGGGCTCTTGTTCGAGGCGGCCTTCCACGTCGACTTCCGCAAGTTCTGGAAGAACAAGCTGGCCATCACCTCGCTGGCGATTCCGGGGGTGGTGGCGTCCATGGGGCTCACGGCGCTGCTGTTGTCCCCGGCGATGAAGGGGATGAACGCGCTGGAGGGCTTCGGGCTCATCCACGCGATGGTGTTCGCGTCGCTCATCGTGTCAACGGACCCCATCGCGGTGGTGGGCCTGTTCAAGGCGCTGGGGGCGCCCAAGCGGCTGGCCATCCTGGTGGAGGGGGAGAGCCTGCTCAACGACGGCACCTCCGTGGTGCTGTTCACGCTGGTGGTGGGCGTGGCCAACGGCGCGCAGTTCACCGCGGGCGGCGCGGTGCTGGACTTCATCAAGGTCGCCGGCATGGGTGCCTTCATCGGCATCGCGGTGGGCTTCGCGGTGGCGAAGGTCATCCTGCGCGTGGAGGACGCGATGGTGGAGATCACCTGCACCGTCATCGCCGCGTACGGGTCCTTCGTGGTGGCGGAGCACTTCCACTATTCGGGCGTCATCGCGACGGTGGTGGCCGGCATGCTGTGCGGCAACTGGGCGGCGCAGGAGGGCATGGGCCCCACGACGCGCATCGCGGTGGAGAGCTTCTGGGAGTATCTGGCCTTCGCGCTCAACTCCGTGGTGTTCCTGCTCATTGGCCTGGAGGTGCAGCTCAGCTCGCTGCTCGCGTCATGGCTGCCCATCCTGCTGGCGTACGGGGCGGTGATGCTGGGCCGCGCGGTGGTCGTCTACGGCGTGTCCGGCCTGCTGCGGCTCACGCCGGAGCGCATGCCGTGGAAGTGGAGCGCGGTGCTCACCTGGAGCGGCCTGCGCGGCGCGGTGTCCATGGTGCTGGTGCTCGGCCTCCCGGACGACTTCGCCCACCGGGAGCTGCTGGTGAACATGACGTTCGGCGTGGTGGTGCTGTCCATCATCTTCCAGGGCCTCACCATGGCGCCGGTGCTCAAGAAGCTGGGCATCACCGGCCTCAAGGACGTGTACCAGGAGCAGTACGAGCTGGCCCGGGGCAAGCTGGGCGCCATCCACGCGGCGCTCGCGGCGCTGGAGGCCATGCGCCGCTCGCGCGAGATTCCGGTGGACGTGCTGGAGCCCCTGGAGCGCGACTACCAGCAGAAGGCCCAGGCGGTGACCCAGGAGCTCACGGGGCTCAAGCAGCAGTCCAACCGCTTCCATGAGGAGGAGCAGCAGGAGGCCATCCGCCGCGTCCTCATCGTGGAGAAGGACGCCCTCTTCAGCGCCTACCAGAAGGGCACGCTCAACAAAGAGGTCTTCGAGCACCTCACCGCGGAGCTGGACGAGCGCATCTCGAAGGCGAAGGACGCGGAGGCCCACGTCCCCCTGGAGGACGCCCACGCCCCTCCCCCGGAGGCGCTGGCGTCCTGA
- a CDS encoding dimethylarginine dimethylaminohydrolase family protein: MMDLFLMSPPGRGWALRGRSNFRSREAAPADARGARREWLTLARHIESRGGTVVALPSPSDALTGMPYAAECGQVVAREGQAPLFLLPRMMSAHRFAERDHWTPLARRMGLEVVDPGVGIWEAHGDVATFDGVTLLFWGGRTTLDGLAAAEPFFPGEVLRVQVREPAFHGNMAVLPLPAVDRLVVCPDVMAPESVALLEQRFGANRLVRVTEADIRRYATNGLPLGRDLLAPTVMPAHVVALLEGLGMRVVSMPMPELTEKGGGSSRCLVSRASVDASRLHLPPECRLDVVAKDIEADGG; encoded by the coding sequence ATGATGGACCTCTTCCTGATGTCGCCGCCGGGCCGGGGCTGGGCGCTGCGAGGCCGGTCGAACTTCCGCAGCCGCGAGGCCGCCCCGGCGGATGCGCGCGGCGCGCGGCGGGAGTGGCTGACGCTGGCCCGGCACATCGAGTCGCGCGGGGGCACGGTGGTGGCGCTGCCCTCGCCCTCGGACGCGCTGACGGGCATGCCGTACGCGGCCGAGTGCGGCCAGGTGGTGGCCCGCGAGGGGCAGGCTCCGCTGTTCCTGCTGCCTCGCATGATGAGCGCGCACCGCTTCGCGGAGCGCGACCACTGGACCCCGCTGGCCCGGCGCATGGGCCTGGAGGTGGTGGACCCGGGCGTGGGCATCTGGGAGGCGCACGGGGACGTGGCGACGTTCGACGGCGTGACGCTGCTGTTCTGGGGCGGGCGCACCACGCTGGACGGCCTGGCGGCGGCGGAGCCGTTCTTCCCCGGCGAGGTGCTGCGCGTCCAGGTGCGCGAGCCCGCGTTCCACGGGAACATGGCGGTGCTGCCCTTGCCCGCGGTGGACCGGCTGGTCGTCTGCCCGGACGTGATGGCGCCGGAGTCCGTGGCGCTGCTGGAGCAGCGCTTCGGCGCGAACCGGCTGGTGCGGGTGACGGAGGCGGACATCCGCCGCTACGCGACCAATGGTCTGCCTTTGGGCCGGGACCTGCTCGCGCCCACGGTGATGCCCGCGCACGTGGTGGCGTTGTTGGAGGGGTTGGGCATGCGCGTGGTGTCCATGCCGATGCCGGAGCTGACGGAGAAGGGCGGTGGTTCGTCGCGCTGTCTGGTGTCGCGCGCGTCGGTGGACGCCTCCCGCCTCCACCTTCCTCCCGAGTGCCGGCTGGACGTCGTGGCGAAGGACATCGAAGCCGATGGCGGGTGA
- a CDS encoding MBL fold metallo-hydrolase: protein MSEPKAQAKKTDEIVPGVHHWTVADDRLGGLRSDAYAVVDDDGTVTLIDPLPIDEKALRKLGDIDAIVLTAGNHQRSAWRLRKAFGVPVWAPEGALGLGEKPDFEYVNGTILPGGLNTFQTPGPTEAMYTLWLQKSPHAVVFISDLLSREGRGAPTFVPSEYQDEPLRTRTSVQRILDHLPLQTVCFAHGAPILKEGAAALRKALEQDEEFPSAPAP from the coding sequence ATGAGCGAGCCCAAGGCCCAGGCGAAGAAGACGGACGAGATCGTCCCGGGAGTGCACCACTGGACCGTCGCCGACGACCGGCTCGGCGGCCTGCGCAGCGACGCCTACGCGGTGGTGGACGACGACGGCACCGTCACCCTCATCGACCCGCTGCCCATCGACGAGAAGGCCCTGCGCAAGCTGGGCGACATCGACGCCATCGTGCTCACCGCGGGCAACCACCAGCGCTCCGCGTGGCGCCTGCGCAAGGCGTTCGGCGTGCCCGTCTGGGCCCCGGAGGGCGCGCTGGGCCTGGGGGAGAAGCCGGACTTCGAATACGTGAACGGGACCATCCTGCCCGGCGGCCTCAACACCTTCCAGACGCCAGGGCCCACGGAGGCCATGTACACGCTCTGGCTCCAGAAGAGCCCGCACGCGGTGGTCTTCATCTCCGACCTGCTGTCACGCGAGGGCCGGGGCGCGCCGACGTTCGTCCCCAGCGAGTACCAGGACGAACCCCTGCGCACGCGCACCAGCGTCCAGCGCATCCTGGACCACCTGCCCCTCCAGACCGTCTGCTTCGCGCACGGCGCGCCCATCCTCAAGGAGGGCGCCGCGGCCCTGCGCAAGGCGCTGGAGCAGGACGAGGAGTTCCCCAGCGCCCCGGCGCCCTAA
- a CDS encoding lipase maturation factor family protein yields the protein MRAMTRPLVLFDGDCGFCKRWVARWRGDTQGRVRFVRASGWLRALLGISRQDMRRALQLVEPSGRRSSGAEAVFRMLAWSPRWGTRFAARLGLLPGIQQAAGAVYSVIARHRGRAARWDTWLFSRVTEPAEHRRVRWLFLRLMGGTFLIAFTSLGRQVLGLYGEKGIRPIRDLAQSERWAAQGRWRRPSVFWRDASDAALVRGCRVGQGLSLALLFNVAPRLSAAGLWGLYLSYVSLGREFLSFQWDVLLLEMGALGALTAPGGVRPGLGKRDVSALEVLLFRMLVFRLYFGSGMSKFHSRDQTWRDLSACDVYFETAPLPTRGGWAAHQLPRPVRHAGTAAVLAAETAVPFLAFGPRRVRQVAFGIFSALQAAIVATGNYGFFNVQSQALGLWLLDDAALRRVLPSRWWRDAGPARRPSALGTALSAATAVPVLALGSAELLRRMGWWPRGPARLVAAVDWLEDRLLPLHSVNSYGLFSVMTVDRPEITLEGSDDGVHWVEYPFRYKTSALDRPPRQVAPHQPRLDWQMWFAALGSPPSWFITLMERLLEGSPEVLRLFAANPFPDHPPRVVRAVLHDYRMTSREERQRTGAWWKRERHGLYVSPLTLTPGTSEQGGRLTWHV from the coding sequence ATGCGCGCGATGACCCGACCGCTGGTGCTGTTCGATGGGGACTGTGGCTTCTGCAAGCGCTGGGTGGCGCGCTGGCGCGGGGACACCCAGGGGCGGGTGCGCTTCGTGCGCGCCAGCGGATGGCTGCGCGCGCTCCTGGGCATCTCCCGTCAGGACATGCGGCGGGCCCTGCAATTGGTGGAGCCTTCCGGGCGCCGCTCCTCGGGCGCGGAGGCGGTCTTCCGGATGCTCGCCTGGTCGCCTCGCTGGGGCACGCGCTTCGCCGCGCGGCTGGGGCTGCTGCCCGGCATCCAGCAGGCGGCGGGCGCGGTGTACTCGGTCATCGCGCGGCACCGGGGCCGCGCGGCGCGGTGGGACACGTGGTTGTTCAGCCGGGTGACGGAGCCCGCCGAACACCGGCGCGTGCGCTGGCTCTTCCTGCGGCTGATGGGCGGCACCTTCCTCATCGCCTTCACGTCGCTGGGCCGGCAGGTGCTGGGGCTCTATGGCGAGAAGGGCATCCGCCCCATCCGCGACCTGGCGCAGTCGGAGCGCTGGGCGGCGCAGGGCCGGTGGCGGCGCCCCTCCGTGTTCTGGAGGGACGCGTCCGACGCGGCGCTGGTGCGCGGCTGCCGCGTGGGACAGGGCCTGTCGCTGGCGCTGCTCTTCAACGTCGCCCCGCGCCTGAGCGCCGCGGGGCTGTGGGGGCTGTACCTGTCCTATGTGTCGCTGGGGCGCGAGTTCCTGTCGTTCCAGTGGGACGTGCTGCTCCTGGAGATGGGGGCGCTGGGCGCGCTCACCGCGCCGGGCGGCGTGCGGCCGGGGCTGGGGAAGCGGGATGTGTCCGCGTTGGAGGTCCTCCTCTTCCGGATGCTCGTGTTCCGGCTCTACTTCGGCTCGGGGATGAGCAAGTTCCACTCGCGCGACCAGACGTGGCGCGACCTGAGCGCGTGCGACGTTTACTTCGAGACCGCGCCCCTGCCCACGCGCGGCGGCTGGGCCGCGCACCAGCTGCCCCGCCCGGTGCGTCACGCGGGCACGGCGGCGGTGCTGGCGGCGGAGACGGCGGTGCCCTTCCTCGCCTTCGGTCCCCGGCGCGTGCGGCAGGTCGCCTTCGGCATCTTCTCCGCGCTGCAGGCGGCCATCGTCGCCACGGGCAACTACGGCTTCTTCAACGTCCAGTCGCAGGCCCTGGGGCTGTGGCTGCTGGACGACGCGGCCCTGCGCCGCGTGCTCCCCTCGCGCTGGTGGCGCGACGCCGGACCCGCGCGGAGGCCGTCCGCGCTGGGCACGGCGCTGTCGGCGGCCACGGCGGTGCCGGTGCTCGCGCTGGGCTCGGCGGAGCTCCTCCGCCGGATGGGGTGGTGGCCGAGGGGCCCCGCGCGCCTGGTGGCGGCGGTGGACTGGCTGGAGGACCGGCTGCTGCCGTTGCACTCGGTGAACTCCTACGGCCTGTTCTCCGTGATGACGGTGGACCGGCCGGAGATCACGCTGGAGGGCTCCGATGACGGCGTGCACTGGGTGGAGTACCCGTTCCGCTACAAGACGTCCGCGCTGGACCGGCCGCCGCGCCAGGTGGCGCCCCACCAGCCCCGGCTGGACTGGCAGATGTGGTTCGCCGCGCTGGGGTCGCCGCCCTCCTGGTTCATCACCCTGATGGAGCGGCTGCTGGAGGGTTCACCGGAGGTCCTGAGGCTGTTCGCCGCCAATCCCTTTCCAGACCACCCGCCCCGCGTCGTGCGCGCCGTGCTCCACGACTACCGGATGACGTCCCGGGAGGAGCGCCAGCGCACCGGGGCGTGGTGGAAGCGGGAACGGCATGGGCTGTATGTGTCGCCCCTGACCCTCACGCCCGGCACGTCCGAGCAGGGCGGCCGGCTGACCTGGCACGTCTGA